Proteins encoded together in one Capricornis sumatraensis isolate serow.1 chromosome 3, serow.2, whole genome shotgun sequence window:
- the MATN1 gene encoding cartilage matrix protein, protein MRALSSPRLVLCGLLLLLFQAPCAPGLAPLSRGHLCRTRPTDLVFVVDSSRSVRPVEFEKVKVFLSQVIESLDVGPNATRVGLVNYASSVKQEFPLRAHSSKAELLQAVRHIQPLSTGTMTGLAIQFAITKALSDAEGGRPRSPDISKVVIVVTDGRPQDSVRDVSARARAGGIELFAIGVGRVDKATLQQIASEPQDEHVDYVESYSVIEKLSKKFQEAFCLVSDLCATGDHDCEQVCVSSPGSYACACREGFTLNSDGKTCNVCNSGGGSSATDLVFLIDGSKSVRPENFELVKKFINQIVDTLDVSDKLAQVGLVQYSSSVRQEFPLGRFHTKKDIKAAVRNMSYMEKGTMTGAALKYLIDNSFTVSSGARPGAQKVGIVFTDGRSQDYINDAAKKAKDLGFKMFAVGVGNAVEDELREIASEPVAEHYFYTADFKTINQIGKKLQKRICVEEDPCACESIVKFQTKVEGLLQALTRKLEAVSKRLAILENRIV, encoded by the exons ATGAGGGCACTCAGCAGCCCCCGCCTCGTGCTCTgcggcctgctgctgctgctgttccagGCCCCATGCGCCCCTGGCCTCGCCCCCCTGTCCAGAG gGCACCTCTGCCGGACCCGGCCCACCGACCTGGTGTTCGTCGTTGACAGCTCACGCAGCGTGCGGCCCGTGGAGTTTGAGAAGGTGAAGGTGTTCCTGTCCCAGGTCATCGAGTCACTGGATGTGGGGCCCAATGCCACCCGCGTGGGCCTGGTCAACTATGCCAGCTCTGTGAAGCAGGAGTTTCCACTGCGGGCCCACAGCTCCAAGGCTGAGCTGCTGCAGGCCGTGCGCCACATCCAGCCGCTGTCCACAGGCACCATGACGGGTCTGGCCATCCAGTTTGCCATCACCAAGGCCTTAAGCGATGCAGAGGGTGGTCGCCCCAGGTCTCCCGACATTAGCAAG GTGGTCATCGTGGTGACGGACGGGAGGCCCCAGGACAGCGTGCGGGACGTGTCTGCGCGGGCCCGGGCGGGCGGCATCGAGCTGTTCGCTATCGGCGTGGGCCGCGTGGACAAGGCCACGCTGCAGCAGATCGCCAGCGAGCCGCAGGACGAGCACGTCGACTATGTGGAGAGCTACAGCGTCATCGAGAAGCTGTCCAAGAAGTTCCAGGAGGCCTTCTGCT TGGTGTCAGACCTGTGTGCCACGGGCGACCATGACTGTGAGCAGGTGTGTGTCAGCTCCCCGGGCTCCTACGCCTGTGCCTGCCGTGAGGGCTTCACCCTGAACAGTGATGGCAAGACCTGCAACG TCTGCAACAGTGGCGGGGGCAGTTCGGCTACTGACCTGGTCTTCCTCATTGATGGGTCCAAGAGTGTGCGGCCGGAGAACTTTGAGCTGGTGAAGAAGTTCATCAACCAGATTGTGGACACACTGGATGTATCGGACAAGTTGGCCCAGGTAGGGCTGGTACAGTACTCAAGCTCTGTGCGCCAGGAGTTCCCCTTGGGCCGCTTCCACACCAAGAAGGACATCAAGGCAGCCGTGCGGAACATGTCCTACATGGAGAAGGGCACCATGACCGGGGCTGCCCTCAAGTACCTCATCGACAATTCTTTCACTGTGTCCAGCGGGGCTAGGCCTGGTGCCCAGAAGGTGGGCATTGTCTTCACTGATGGCCGGAGCCAGGACTACATTAATGATGCTGCCAAGAAAGCCAAGGACCTTG GCTTtaaaatgtttgctgtgggtgtgGGAAATGCCGTGGAGGATGAGCTGAGGGAAATCGCCTCAGAGCCCGTGGCAGAGCACTATTTCTACACAGCTGACTTCAAGACCATCAACCAGATTGGCAAGAAGTTGCAGAAGAGGATCTGTGTGG AGGAAGACCCGTGTGCTTGCGAGTCCATCGTGAAATTCCAGACCAAAGTGGAGGGGCTGCTGCAGGCCCTGACCCGGAAGC